Proteins from a single region of Primulina tabacum isolate GXHZ01 chromosome 5, ASM2559414v2, whole genome shotgun sequence:
- the LOC142545887 gene encoding uncharacterized protein LOC142545887, with protein sequence MDDFGVLVQSIGFKAHGKSAPVAKSNIKLNSHFSGCGSNRTSSFNDSSSLPVDELDGIFRSNVNIHKSGQPQNYFGDEDMFGGTVSGSGQYGTIDLESMFNSSNFGNSDGGFHSRNSVGFDVFDDFPGANTKKSDPVGNFGVNSIGKSEEMGSGFDDLIQGFGELIRQKW encoded by the coding sequence ATGGATGATTTCGGAGTATTGGTGCAAAGCATTGGATTCAAAGCTCATGGAAAATCAGCTCCCGTGGCGAAATCGAATATTAAACTTAATTCTCATTTCAGCGGCTGTGGCAGCAACAGAACTTCATCGTTTAATGATTCCTCTTCCTTGCCCGTTGATGAGCTTGACGGGATTTTTAGATCGAATGTTAACATCCATAAATCTGGCCAACCACAGAATTACTTTGGGGACGAGGATATGTTTGGTGGGACCGTTTCTGGGTCTGGTCAATACGGTACAATAGATTTGGAATCCATGTTTAATAGCTCAAATTTTGGGAATAGTGACGGAGGTTTTCATTCAAGGAATTCAGTAGGTTTTGATGTTTTCGATGATTTCCCAGGAGCAAATACAAAGAAAAGCGATCCTGTTGGGAATTTTGGGGTGAATTCTATTGGGAAGTCTGAAGAGATGGGGTCTGGATTTGACGATTTGATACAAGGATTTGGGGAGCTAATTCGTCAAAAATGG